In the genome of Prosthecobacter dejongeii, the window TTTACTTCCCCCCAACTCCCTCCTGTCGGAATTCTTGAACCTCTCGGCGATGATGATCGTGACATACTCAGTGGCTACGGGGTTTTTCGTCCGGTACAGCCAGGACAGCATTTGATTGAGGAAGGTATGGCCCAGACGGGTCTTTATTACATTATTTCTGGTAAGCTCCACGCCACGGCCATGCGTGGTGGGCACAAGGTACTATTAGGGAGTGTGCAATCCGGCGAAACTGTAGGGGAAATCAACCTCCTGGATCCTTCCGCGGCCAGCGCCACCGTCACTGCCGTGGATTTTAGCCAAGTCTGGCATATTGATTCGAAGAGCCTGGAAGCGTATCTCAATGAATACCCACGTCCTGCATCGTGGTTGCTCATTGGGATCGGTAAGACCATTGCCCGTCGTCTGCGCTCAGTGAATGAAAAAATCGCCAGCTTTTACGGTGGTTGATCACCGTTTTGACAGTGTCTCTTACTTTCAAAGTCCGCCTCTCATCGGGGCGGATTTTTTTTGAATAACCGAAGTCAGCGAGACGATGGCTTTTTTAGTGTTTGAACGATGAGGCTAAGCCGGCGGCTAAAAGTGAGGATGGATCCGACGAAAATCACCACCAGTGCCCAGTATATGGCCACAGGCTCCCTGCCGTAGAGGGATTCTACGAGCGCGGCTAACGCTCCCACTGTCAGCACTGCCATGCGATGTTGTTTCGCCATCGGGCCGATGAAGCTTTGTTGTCCCGTCAAGGTGCCTTGAAGTAGCCGAATATAGGCCGTCGCCATCGCTAAGATTGCGCAGGACCAGCCGAGCGGCAGCGTGTCAAAGAGCTTGATCACGCCAGGGTCCATGCGGGTGCTATAGCCCGCTCCCACCAAAATAAAAACATCCGCCACTCGGTCTGGCACTTCATTGAAAATCGGGCCCGTGGCCGAGGCTCGCCCACCTTCCACAGCCACCATCCCGTCCATTAAATTACACAGAAGTCTGAGTTGGATACCTGCCGCAGCGCCGAACCAAAGAAGGGCTGAACCCAGCGGTG includes:
- a CDS encoding CDP-alcohol phosphatidyltransferase family protein, which produces MSTPQDHGPRRELKSRNTGWARLLARWACASHLSPNAISLLSIVFATVSLSCFLGVPEQGTPLGSALLWFGAAAGIQLRLLCNLMDGMVAVEGGRASATGPIFNEVPDRVADVFILVGAGYSTRMDPGVIKLFDTLPLGWSCAILAMATAYIRLLQGTLTGQQSFIGPMAKQHRMAVLTVGALAALVESLYGREPVAIYWALVVIFVGSILTFSRRLSLIVQTLKKPSSR
- a CDS encoding Crp/Fnr family transcriptional regulator — encoded protein: MSADFTSPQLPPVGILEPLGDDDRDILSGYGVFRPVQPGQHLIEEGMAQTGLYYIISGKLHATAMRGGHKVLLGSVQSGETVGEINLLDPSAASATVTAVDFSQVWHIDSKSLEAYLNEYPRPASWLLIGIGKTIARRLRSVNEKIASFYGG